The following nucleotide sequence is from Nitratidesulfovibrio termitidis HI1.
GCGGGCGGCAACGACACCATCGTGACCATTGCCGCGCGGCCCGAACCGTTGCGGGGCGCGAGCGGCCTGCGCATGATCCCCGACCACACCTTTGCCGATGCGCCGCCGCTGGATGTACTGGTGCTGCCCGGTACCGCCGACGTCACCCGCCACGCCCTGTCCGATCCCGGCCTGCTGGAGTGGGTAACGGCCCAGGCCGCCACGGCGCGCTGGGTGACCGCCGTGTGCACCGGCACGCTGATCCTGCATGCGGCGGGCCTGCTGCGTGGGCGCAAGGCCACCACCCACTGGGCGTATGCGGAAGAACTGGGCCGCGATCCGCAACTGACCCTGCTGCCCGACATGCGCTACGTGCGCGACGGCAACATCGTCACCTCGCAGGGCGTTTCGGCGGGCATCGACATGGCCCTGTGGCTGGTGGGGCAGATTCATGACCCGGACCATGCCCGCGCCGTGCGCAGGCTGATCCAGTACGACCCGGCCCCGCCGTATACGGCGGAGGTGTAAGGCAGGAGGCAGGGACGGGCGCAACCGCGGCCATGTCGCGGCGGCGCCCAAACGGAAAAAGGCGTACGCGGTTGCGTACGCCTTTTGGCTTGCGGTGGCGTCCCCAAGGGGATTTGAACCCCTGTCGACGGCGTGAAAGGCCGTTGTCCTGGGCCGGCTAGACGATGGGGACACCCTGTGCGTCTTGCGACGCGGAAGAGACGGATACTCCGAAGCTGCGGTGTGCGTCAAGCGAAAAAGATGGCGGCGCGGCAAGTGGGTGCGGAGGGGATGGCGGAAGGGGTCATTTCCTGTCGCCGGTACTGCCCCGTTCAGGGCGTCCTGTCTGCCTGACCTGTTCCGCCTGCGCGCTTTGTCCGGCCTGTCCGTTTTGTCCGGCGGCACCGCCTGGCCTTGTGGCGGCATCACCGATTTCGCGG
It contains:
- a CDS encoding DJ-1/PfpI family protein, with protein sequence MTTYGLYIYEQVAEQDFVGPQQVFAASRHIAGGNDTIVTIAARPEPLRGASGLRMIPDHTFADAPPLDVLVLPGTADVTRHALSDPGLLEWVTAQAATARWVTAVCTGTLILHAAGLLRGRKATTHWAYAEELGRDPQLTLLPDMRYVRDGNIVTSQGVSAGIDMALWLVGQIHDPDHARAVRRLIQYDPAPPYTAEV